From the Deinococcus seoulensis genome, the window CCTCAAGAGTGACGCGGTGGTGCTGGACAGCCCGGATTCGCACTTGTTCGTGCGAGGAACGCGCTCGCAAGACGGCGCGAACGTCTACGAGACAGAAAGCGCCAAGACGCGCAAGAGCCGCCGCAAGGTGCCCCTCGATGAGGAGGCAGTGGCGCTGCTCAAAGCCGTGCGGTCGCGGACCGAGGAGGATTTGCGCGGGCTTGGCGTGGCGGTGCCGATGTACGTGTTCTCGACGCTGCGCGGCACGCCGTACCGACCGGACAACCTACAGCGCGTTCATGTAGCCGTGTGCGAGCGCGCGGGCGTCCGCAGGATCCCTATCCACGGCCTTCGGCACACGTACGCGTCTTTGGCCGCCGCAAGCGGCATGAAGATCGAGGTGCTGTCGCGCGTGATGGGGCACGAGTCGCCTGCGTTCACCATGGAGCAGTACCGCCACCTCTATCCGGACGAACTGAGGTCTGTGTCGCTTGGCTTGTGGACACCTCAAACCCCTTGACAGGATGACGAAGAGGGAGGGGAGAGCGCCTGAGGAGGGCGCAGTGCAGAAAGTGCTATTTGGACACGTTTTGGACACGCCGCACTTTGGAGGGTCGGAAATCGCATGTCGTAAAAAAAGAACCTCGTCT encodes:
- a CDS encoding tyrosine-type recombinase/integrase, yielding MDNWLRSREGIGEKTRNNYAALHRLHVQSRLGARRLRTITPAVLREFLTDLRLEKGLSASSRRQVFTVVFGALKQAVHDGLLPHNPAVGLRPVVKKRSSDQLPAYTYEEAKRYLAAAIDGHNRPGEVLALLMLTGLRKGEALYLKSDAVVLDSPDSHLFVRGTRSQDGANVYETESAKTRKSRRKVPLDEEAVALLKAVRSRTEEDLRGLGVAVPMYVFSTLRGTPYRPDNLQRVHVAVCERAGVRRIPIHGLRHTYASLAAASGMKIEVLSRVMGHESPAFTMEQYRHLYPDELRSVSLGLWTPQTP